A segment of the Terriglobia bacterium genome:
GGCCGATCTTTGCCGCCAGAGGCCACTGGATCGTGCCCCGCCGCGTGCCGCGCACCAAGCTCAATAGCGCCGCGGCGAACATTGCCGCCACAAAGATCCCACGCAGTGCCGTTGCTGCGATGGCATACAGACTGAATCGTTCACGCATCCGCAGCCAATCCTCAGGCACCTTGATAAAGTCCGTCCAGGAGCCGAGCTTGTCGCCCGCGACCCCTGCCTGGATACGCAGGCGGGATTCGCCCACGGCGCCCGGCGTCCCCGGCAATGCCTGCCACACCAGCGTGGTATCGCGGCGGCGCTCGAGCTTCTGGGTTCGCGTTTCCTGCAGCTCGAAGCGGGAGAGATCGTAGTGACGGCCTTCCAGAAACGAGGTGACGAACGCCACCGCCTTCTGCTGGGACAGGTCGGCTCCCGGCGCATCCTCCGGGAGTGCATGGTCGAACGCGATCACCCTGCCGTCGGAAGGATCGACATCGACCCGGAATTCCTCTTTCTGCAGAGGCTGATAAAAGCGCGTTTGCCAGGCCAATGCGACCGTCTGACCGCCGTAAATCCGGTTCAGACTGTCGATGCCGCCCGCAGTGTAGATGTACTGCACGGCAGAGGCATCGGTTCGGTTCCGGGGCTGAGTCGCCTGACGGTATTGGTCCACATCGAACCGCTGCTCGACGAGGAAGTGTCTCGCAGACTGCGCCGCCTGGGTGGAGGAAAGGCGGAATTCGGAGGATTGGCCTAGGCGGGGAGCGCGGAAGAAAAGCAGCGCCACCCCCAGGGCCAGCGTCGCCAGCGCAATCCAGATCGCGTGGCGGCGCAAGGGGATATAAGGGCGGATCACCTCAGCCGCGGCACGCTCCGATGCCTCCTCCGGCGGCCGGACGCTGCCTGCATGGGCATTGCTCACGTCGGCATCGGCACGGAACCGGCGCGTGAAAACGTAGGCACCGGCGGCGAGCAGCAGCGGCACAAGGTTGATTCCGGCCGTCAACGCTCCCGCCACAGTCAGATATGCGTTTCCCGAACGCAGGAGCAGGAATGCGGAGTAGAAAGCGTCGATGCTGTAATGCGCGATCAAGGGCGCCAGGATTCCGAAGCGGAGCATCGCCCAGCCGAGCACCAGGCCGACGAGGCCGACCTCAATGCCCCGAATATAGAAAGGCTGATTGGGATAGTTTGCGTGCCCGAAGCCCCAGATAAAAGCTGCAAGCGCGACGGCAAGCCACCTGCGGCGAAATAGCCCCTGCAGAAAGGGGATCGAGAAAGCGCGAAACATCCACTCTTCCGAGACTGCCGGGAAAAAGCCTCCCAGCAGCACGAATATCCACGGGAAGTGGGTGTTGAGGAGATTTGTATACGGCACCTCGGCCGGAGCCCAGGCACCCAGCTTGTTGGCCAAAAGGTAGAAACCGATCTCGAAGGCGAAAAAGAAGAAGGTGAGCGCGATGCCGGCCAATGACGCCCGGAAGAAATTGCGGGTCCGCAGCGCCCGCCAACTCAGGATGCTCGATATGGAGAGGTGGGAAGGGTACGACTGGCGATAGAGCGGCTCGATGCAGGCGGTCAGCATGGCGATGATACCGGCGAAGCCGAGAGCCTCTGCAGCAGCGGTGATAAGGGACAGGCCCAGGAAACCCCCATACGAATCGCTGGTGTCGAACCTGTATTCCGTGAGGGGAAACTCGTTCATGGATGCCAGGAACTGAAGGGCAAAGCAGATGGCGCCGAAGGTGACCGCCGTGGACCAGTGGACATCCCTGAGGCGTATCCGCCGTCCCAGGGTGACCAGCATGGCCACGGCCAGGAGAGCGGAAAAAACCAGATCCACCTGGCTCGCGCTTTCGTTGAGAGAACGCAGGCGGGCGTAGCCCCGTCTCCATTCCTCCGGGATTTTCAGATATTCCTTATAGCCGTCCACGCGATCGCCCTGGATCGTGACTGAAATCCGACAATTCGCGCCGTTATAATCTGCGCCCCTCACTTTCCACGTGAACACGTGGTCAGTCCGCGCGGTGCGCTTTTCGGTTTGACCGTCGAGGAACTCCAGCGAGTCCACGGGCCGGGCGGCTTCGAGGAACAGGAAAGACTCGGCCAACGCGCGGGCGGCGTCGGTGGGCAGATCTGCGCCGGGAGCATCCTCAGCCACTACATGGAAGAAGGAAGCGATCTCACCTCTGGTGGTAACCTCCACCCTGATTTCTTCCTTCTGTAGAGGGCGGAACCAGCGATGGCCCCACCGCCAGAGCTTGATCTCGCCGGCCATCACGACATTGGCTCTTTTCAGCCCGAGCTTGCGCTCCAGGAACACCTTGGCCTCATCGTCGTACACAAAAGCCGAGGCGTGGCGGTACCCTTCCAGGGGGATTCCCTGTGCCGCGAGGAATTTTTGCGCGGGCGGCTCGGACGAGTCCCTGTCCACGTTGAATTGGATCGATGCTTCGGGGAAGGCCCGGTAGAAATAGCGGATGCCCACAACCAGGCTCGCGGCGGAGACGAGCAGGCACAGCAGGATGAGACGATAATCCTTGGCACGCAAGGTGTCAGGCATGGTCCCTCCGCGTCAGTCTTGCGAGCTCTTCCAGCGCTTGAACAGCCCGTGGGGAATGGAAAGGAGGTCCAGGGCTTTTCCCACGGAGTGATTGATGATGTCGTCGATGGTCTGCGGATGATGATAGAAGGCCGGGATGGGCGGCAGGATGATCGCGCCTGCCTCCGTTGCCAGCACCATATTGCGCAGGTGGCCCAAGTGGAGCGGAGTCTCGCGCACCAGAAGGATCAATCTGCGCCGTTCCTTGAGGTGAACATCTGCGGCGCGCGTAAGCAGGTTGCCGGCGACCGAGTGCGCGATCTCGGCGAGGCTGCGCATACTGCACGGTGCAATGATCATGCCGTCGGTGGTGAAGGAGCCGCTGGATATGCCGGCAGCCAGATCGTGGTTCTGATGGACCACATCTCCCAGCTTCAAGACCTGTTCGGGGGACCATCCGGTTTCCAGGAGAATGGTCTGGCTCGCAGCCTCCGTCAGGATCAGGTGGATTTCGATGTTGCCGGCGGCGCGCAGCGCCTCGAGCGTGCGGATGCCGTAAATGGGACCGCTTGAACCGGAGATGCCGACGACGATTCTTCGGGTTTGTCCGGACATGCAAGACCTGCCTGGAAGCTCCACCTATACCACAACCGGCAGGCTGGAGACGAACCAAAAGACTCAGTCGCGAATGGTACCGATTACACTATAGCCAGTGTCCGGCAGGGCTATTTCATATGGCCGATCCGCGACGGCTGTGCGGCCATGCCGGCCGGTGTATTCCGCGACAGGTCCCTTTATTTGTCCGAAGTCCGAATGGCGCGTTCTGCGGCGAGCGACTTGTCCCTGGGAGTGCTGAGATAACCTCCGGCCGTGTCTTTTTGAATCCAGTTGACCACCAGTTCGTATCGGAGATGGTTCTTTCCCACAAGGAACTGAAGCGGTTCGTTGACGTTGCGATCCATCTTTTCGATCCGGTTGTCGTCGACCATGATGTCGATGCTGAACTTGCCCTTTTTGGGATCGGTCTTTCTCAGGGCCACGCGGATGTCTTCAACCTTGGTGATCTCGTTCTTCTTGGGAATGGTGAACTCGAAGTAGTCCCGTTCCCCTTTGCGGCGGAGCGCGTCCAGTTCGGAGGAATTT
Coding sequences within it:
- a CDS encoding UbiX family flavin prenyltransferase; the protein is MSGQTRRIVVGISGSSGPIYGIRTLEALRAAGNIEIHLILTEAASQTILLETGWSPEQVLKLGDVVHQNHDLAAGISSGSFTTDGMIIAPCSMRSLAEIAHSVAGNLLTRAADVHLKERRRLILLVRETPLHLGHLRNMVLATEAGAIILPPIPAFYHHPQTIDDIINHSVGKALDLLSIPHGLFKRWKSSQD
- a CDS encoding CPBP family intramembrane metalloprotease — its product is MPDTLRAKDYRLILLCLLVSAASLVVGIRYFYRAFPEASIQFNVDRDSSEPPAQKFLAAQGIPLEGYRHASAFVYDDEAKVFLERKLGLKRANVVMAGEIKLWRWGHRWFRPLQKEEIRVEVTTRGEIASFFHVVAEDAPGADLPTDAARALAESFLFLEAARPVDSLEFLDGQTEKRTARTDHVFTWKVRGADYNGANCRISVTIQGDRVDGYKEYLKIPEEWRRGYARLRSLNESASQVDLVFSALLAVAMLVTLGRRIRLRDVHWSTAVTFGAICFALQFLASMNEFPLTEYRFDTSDSYGGFLGLSLITAAAEALGFAGIIAMLTACIEPLYRQSYPSHLSISSILSWRALRTRNFFRASLAGIALTFFFFAFEIGFYLLANKLGAWAPAEVPYTNLLNTHFPWIFVLLGGFFPAVSEEWMFRAFSIPFLQGLFRRRWLAVALAAFIWGFGHANYPNQPFYIRGIEVGLVGLVLGWAMLRFGILAPLIAHYSIDAFYSAFLLLRSGNAYLTVAGALTAGINLVPLLLAAGAYVFTRRFRADADVSNAHAGSVRPPEEASERAAAEVIRPYIPLRRHAIWIALATLALGVALLFFRAPRLGQSSEFRLSSTQAAQSARHFLVEQRFDVDQYRQATQPRNRTDASAVQYIYTAGGIDSLNRIYGGQTVALAWQTRFYQPLQKEEFRVDVDPSDGRVIAFDHALPEDAPGADLSQQKAVAFVTSFLEGRHYDLSRFELQETRTQKLERRRDTTLVWQALPGTPGAVGESRLRIQAGVAGDKLGSWTDFIKVPEDWLRMRERFSLYAIAATALRGIFVAAMFAAALLSLVRGTRRGTIQWPLAAKIGLLAALFELLNMINSIPAFLFWYDTQVSPQIFLLSGLVEGALLLIGIGLAGALAAAIIMSCCPDAPAVLHRDNRRMWGRDAFVAAAATIGAFLILQWCTTLVQYHASRFALAPPLAAPADLGTYIPLVSGLRDTFLSALLFSAVLAFGAHLWTRTAGRLWLRVLLLAGLLGSFLPFTARRWPEAALEAVFSAVLILLASALVAHFLRDNYAAYFLSTAVLSAARSSFSLLGQGNVILEFQGWLLWLLVLGSALLLLFPAAWHPHLHSNRRS